The region GCCTCGATCACCGTACCCGAGGTGGTTTCCTGGTTCGAGACCGAACTGGCCCGGCCTTTGCCCCTGGGGGCCAAGCAGTATGTGGTGTTTTCCGAGATCTTCTACAAAAACGGCGTCCGCATGCCGGTAAAGCAGATCTGCGGGGCCGCCCGGAACCACGGCGCCTTCTCCATCGTCGATTCCGCCCACGCCTGGGGCATGATCCCGGTCGACTGCCACGACTACGGGGCGGACTTCATCGCGGGAGCCGGCCACAAGTGGCTCTGCGGCGGGCCGGGGACCGGCATCTTCTATATCCGCACCTCGGGCAGCAACCTGCCCCCCTTCGCCATGGGGAACTTCTTCCTCTACGGCGATCAGTTCACGGCTCCGAGCCTCAGCTACAACACCAGGGAGTGGAGGTTTACCCCGGCCCTGGCCACGCCGCCGAGCATCGCCGTGCAACTGCGCGGCGAGAGCAACACCCCCGCCCTGTTTGCCATGACCGACTCCTTCTCCTTCTTCGATGCCGTCGGCCTCCGGAACATCCATGACCGGGGGGTCGCCCTCGGCACCTACCTGAAGCGGAAGATCGAAAACAAATGGGGTCCCGGCGCCCTCTGGGTGCAACGCAACGCCGATCCGGCCTTCGCCTCCTTCCTCACCAGCTTCAACCCGTTCCGGGGGAAAAACGACAGCGCCCAGTTCTCGGCCATGAGCAGCGCCATGAGCACCATCCTCGCCAACCTGGCGGCCCAGACGCCCAAGATCTACCTCCGCAGCACCACCTGGCACAACAGCAAGGACGATACCGCCGACAACAGGATCGGCTTCAGGATCTCCACCCATGCCATGTACAACAACTACAGCCAGATCGACTGGATGTTCGACCAGCTCGTGGCCGAGATCGACGCCAGCGGCCTGCCTCAGTTGTAGATCGCAGGGACTTTCGGGCACCGGGCTGCCGCCGTATTGTCCGGCCCGGGACACCAATGCCTGCACACCACTTAAGGAGGCCTTATGAAACGAATCATTGCATCACTGCTGCTCACATCCGCTCTTCTTGCGGGCTGCGTTTCCGTGCCGGTCAATATGGGGGCGCCCCCGAACCAGCTTGAAGGGAAGGACTACACCGTCGTGGGAGAAGGGGAAGGGAGTTCGGTGGGGATCATGCTGTTCAACTTCATCCCCATCAACCAGAACGACCGCTTCCAGAAAGCCTACGACGAGGCGGTGCAGAGCAAGGGCGGGGACAGGCTGATCAACCCGGTCATCGAAGAACGGTGGTTCTGGGCCTATCTGCTCAACGGGTATATCTTCAAGGTGAAGGGCACGGTGGTAAAGAATGTGAAGCCGGCTGCGGCCAACTGATTTGGCGTGTAGGGGGTGGTGGCGCTGAACGCCGCCACCGGCCAGGCCTATGTGACCAATAGCGCCAGCAGCACGGTTTCCGTCATCGACACCGCCACCGCTACGGAAACCACGGCTGTATCCGTCGGCAGCACTCCCCGGGATATTGCGCTCGTTCCCTAGGCCGGAGTCCGAGGCCGACAGGTAACGGGCACTCCGCAAAACGGCGAAAGTCCATGAGCACATATTCATGAACTTTCGCCGTCCCTTTGCGCCACAATGCCTTCAGCAGTCTATCCCCGACTGCGGCTCAATCCCATCCCGATAGGCATGCTTGATCTCCCGCATCTCGGTTACGGTGTGAGCCCGTCGGCACACCTCCGGGTGCGCGTCCCGCCCCGTCAGCACCAGATGCTGCTCCGGCGGCTTGCTGTCGAGCAGCTCCACTACCTGGGGCAGGTCCACCAACCCGAGCTTCAGCGCATTATTGATCTCGTCCAGGATGACGAGGTCAAAATGGCCGCTTTGGCAGCGTTCCCGGGCCAGTTCAATGGCGCACTGGGCATTGGCCCGGTGCTCGTGGTAGGGATAGGGGTTGCCCTGGATGCCGCAGAACCCCTTGCCGGTCTGATGAAACTCCACCAGCGGGTGGAGCCACTTCAGGCCGTCGATCTCGCCCGTGTAGAGATCACCTTTCATGAACTGGATGATGCAGACCCGCTGTCGGTGACCAACCGCCCGCAGGGCCATGCCCAGGGCAGACGTGGTCTTCCCCTTGCCGTTACCGGTCAGCACCACGATCAGCCCCACCCTCGTGCGCTGTTCCAGATGCCGCATCTTCGGCACCGCCCTTTCTCCCGGCCGCCGGTCACCGTGTTCCGTCAGTGCCGTTCGCCCTCCACCCCGCATCATGCCGCACGCTCGCGGGGTGGTTGTGATGGTGGCGTCCCCTGACGCCGTAGTGGGCGTGCCTGATCTTGACGTCATCCAGGGACAGGGGCCACAATCTGTCGCAGAATTTCGCGATCGCGTTCCGCGCAAGATCCAACTCTTCGGTGTCGGTTTCCCCACGCGCTCTGAGCTCTTTTATCTCGACGGTCAGGGAGTTCACGATCCGCTTCAGAATCCTTGCCCGCGCTTTTCTTATTTCGATGTTCATGGCCGAGCTCCTTACGGACATTCGCTCATGCATATATAGTATACTCCACTTGTCCTCAGGTTGGAGCCATCCGTTTGCCGCCGCCCGAAAACGTATTGAGTTTTCCGGCAGTTATGGCTACAGTTATCTCAAGGGCACGGCACGTGCCCGACCGAGGGAGGTGGTGAGCACAATGAGGATACGGGAAAGGGTACTTCTGCCCCTGGCGCTCGCTCTGACGATGTACGTCGCAGTGGCCTTTGGCGCCGGCAAGGAGCCCGTGGTCATCGACGTCAGGACCGAGGCGGAATGGAATACGGGACATGTGAAGGGGGCGGTGCTGATCCCCCATGAGCGGATCGGGGCAGGCATCGGGGCGGTGGCAGGGGATAAAAAGAGCAGAATCTACCTGTACTGCCGCACCGGCCGTAGAACCGCGCTTGCTTTCGATGTACTGAAAAAGGCGGGGTATGAGGACGTCATCAACCTGGGGACCGTGGAGAATGCGGCCAGGGAACTGGGCAGACAGATCGTCAAGTAGCCGTTGCCCGCGCGGCCCGGGAGGATCGTCTTGCTGCGGGGCGCGAGGGTGACCATCATTTTCGCCGAGGCGCTGCGCCCGCCGTCACACGAAAAATCCCCCTGCCGCGGAACGGCAGGGGGAGCGGAGGACGCCTGCCGCGGAGAGCGGCAGGCTAACGTATGCAACCTTCTTTACAATGCGATACGGGACGAATCCTGAAACGTTCGGTAAACATGGCGGTTCCTCCTTTCTCTAGGATTTGGAATCGAGCCCGCAAGCTCGATTCCCGGCCTGCTTCCGCCGGTGGCCACTGCGGCTGGCCACCGCGGCGGGGAAAGGTGCGTCGTGGCGACTCCCACACGCTGAATCCTCTCCCCAATACTATTTTTTAACGTCGGCAATGACCTCTTCCAGGGTGATGCTCTTCAGGCTCTCCTCAACCGAGAGCTGCGTTTTCTTTAACACCCTTTCCAGGGCGGTTTTGATGTTGCAACTCACGGGACACGGCTTTTGCACGTCATAGCCATGGATTGAAAAGGCCTTCGGCGCATCCACCGCCTCATAAATATCGAACAGCGATATCTCGCCCGCCCTCTTGGCCAGCGTACACGCCCCCGCCTTGCCGGTGGTCGTATGGACCAGCCCCGCCCTGGACAGCTTGGCAAGAACCCGCCGCACAAAACTGGGGCACGTGTTGACGCTCCTCGCCAGGCTGCTGGAGGTCAGGTCCGCCCCATCCTCGTAGCCAAGGCCGGTCATGATATGCACCGCTATGGAGAATTGCGTGTTGTTCGACATATTGTTACGATATTAGTAACAGAATAAAAATGCAAGCATTATCTTCGACGGTTCTGCCCATTGCCGCCAAGGGCCCGTTGCTCCCGCGCCACAGGCGCATCCCCTCTTTACGCCCAGGCAGAAAAAAACTCCCCGGGAGTGCCCGGGGAGTTCATCGACGAACGAAACGGCATGCCGGGGAGGACATCACCCCCCGTGGGAAATTTCCTCCAGATTGCCGGCAATGACCGTCGCAGTGGCAGCCTGTTCCTCGGACGCCGTGGCGATCTGCGAGATCACGTCCTTGATCTGGTCGATGGAAATGACGATCCCGTTCAGGGATTCCTCCACATGCTTGGAGAGACGCTCGCTTCCCTCTGCCTCGTTCTTCCCCTTTTCGATAGACTCCACCGCTTCGGCGGCCCCGGCCTGGATCTCCGCGACCATGGCGCCGATCTTCTTGGTGGAGGCCATGGTGCGATCCGCCAGGCGGCGGACCTCGTCGGCGACCACGGCGAATCCCCGCCCCTGCTCCCCGGCGCGGGCCGCCTCGATGGCCGCGTTGAGGGCCAGCAGGTTGGTCTGTTCGGCTATTTCATTGATCACCGTGACAAACTCGCTGATCTTTTCCGATTTTGCCCCCAGGTCGCCGACGATGACGGCCGAACTGCGGACGATCTCGGCCACCTTCTGCATCTCCCTGACGGCCTGGTTGACGATCTTCTGCCCGTCATAGGCGTTTGCGGCGACATTGGCGGCCGAATCCGAGGCATTGGTGGTGTTGCGGGCCACCTCGTTGACGGTCATGCTCATCTCTTCCATGGCCGTGGCGATCTGCACGACCCTGGTTTCCAGGTAGTTCTTGCGCTCGATCTCCCGCTGCTGGTGCTCCACCACCGCCTTTTCGGCCGTAATGTCGCTCCAGCAGGCCATGTAGCACAAGACCCTGGAGGAGTCCAGGCTGTCCCAGACGGGGTAGGCCGTGGTCCGCAGGGTAACGCCGCCGATGGGAATCTCGGCGGTGTGGGGCAGATCCGTCCGGGGATTGCCGAATATGCGGCGGATGCGGGACGGGTCCTTGTGGTACTGGTGGATGGAATTGCCGAAGGCATTGCCTGCGTCGGCCCCGTTCAGCCCGGCGTTGAGTTCGCTGCGGTGCCGGGCGAGCATATCCTTGGCCCGCCTGTTCATGTAGAAGATTTTGTTGTCGGTCGTCGTATCGCAGAGCATGACGATGTTGTCCACATTGTCCAGCATCTGCTCCAGCTTGGAGACCTCCGCGTCCTTTGCCTCCAGCTCGCGCTTGTTTGTACCACCGAATATACCCATGATTCCTGACTCCTTATGAAAAATTCGCACATTATCGTTACGACAAATGATTTCGACCTATTTTCGGACTACTTCTTCTTTGGCCAGTAGTTCCCCCCCACCAGGGTGGCGCTGATGCTGCCGATCTTGACCTTGGATTTCATCAATACCGGAATGCGGCGGTCATCGTCGGTCAACCAGATGTACATGTCGCCGGTGCGGGCAAAGATCCCCTCCGATTTGAGCAGCGGCTTGATCACCACCGTCCGGAACTTCCCGAGGGGAGTCTCGATCACCTCCCGGCGCAGGACCTGAACTTCCGTATTCCAGAGCTTTTTGCAATCGAAGATGTCGATATAGTAGGACGTGCCCACCTGGAGGGGGATGGAACGAAAATAGAAAAAGCTGGACAGGGTGTCGTAGGTCCTCTTGGTGATGCTCTTGGTGGTTTCGCTGTTCTTCAGCAGGTCCTTGGTATGGACCTCGAGCTTCTGGCGGTCGAAGACCGCATCCTTCTGGAAACGGGTCCACCCCTCGCGGATGCGCTCGCGGTACAGCCGGGGCACCCCGATGTAGAGGGGGGGCGCACCCGAGATCAGCACCGATTCAATCCGGTCTTCCACCGGGAAAAAGACCTTCAGCCAGTCGGCGGATTTGGCGGTGGAGACGATGTGCACCTCAGTGCCTTCGAGGGTCACCTCCTGCACCGCCCGGCCGGCAGGGATGCCGGTGTAGGATATCTCGAACTCCAGCCGCTCCGGCATCGGAAATGCCGCTGCCGGGCGCGGCGGCACCGCCACTCCCGCCCAGAGCGCCAGCATCATGACCAGGAACACGGTACTCCCCGGTTTATTCATTGCCCGTCCTCACTTTCATCCTGCACCTGCCGTCAGGCCTGGCCGCCGGCGGGAGTGTTCTCAAACGTGGTGCGCAGCTTGTGCAACTCCTCCATCTCCCGCAGCTTGTCGCCCAGCCAGGCGTGAAAGACGCGGGCGTTTTCATAGCTCATCGCCACGCCGGTATCGATGAAACGCACCATGCTGTTGCTCAGCCCCTCGGGTTCAACGGCGATTTCCCGGCCGATGGCGCCCTCGGGGGTGATCTCGTGGGTGATGGACCCGGGCAGGGGCTGGCGCTCCAGATAGAAATGTATCACCATTTCACCGCGGGGCGAGAAGCCGCCCTGGGCGCCGTTGACGTAGGTCGGGTTGTACCCGTAGTTGAAGATATACTTGAAGGTGATCTCCGGTTTCTTGGTGTTCATTCATAATCTCCTTTTCATATGATCCATTGTCCGATCGAGCGATGTGTTCCTATGTCACTTACCATACCCGGCCGAATGAGGAAAAGAAAATCTTGCAAAATTGTTGGCCCGGGCCTATAAAAGACTCGAAAAGTCTTGTTTCAGAGGAGGAATTCCCGCGCATGAATAAAGCTACCATCGCATGTTGTCTCATATTCGCAATGATCCTGGCGGTTTTGCCATCGTTTGCCGCAGAAGGCGCGCCGAAGGTCATCTTCGACCAGGGTCACGGCCAGCGTTTTACGATCGGCGACCCGGGCGAACTCCAGTTTTCAAAGCTGGCCGACACCCTGCGGGCCTCCGGGATCACCATCACCACGGTCACAGCGCCCCTGACCGACGGGGCGCTCAAGGGCGCGGCCGGGCTGGTCATATCCAGCGCTTTCAAGCCGCTCCGGCCTGAGGAGGTTGAGGCGGTCGACCGCTTTGTGCACAATGGGGGGAGGCTGGCCGTCATGCTGCACATCGCCCCTCCCCTGGACAGCCTCCTGTCCCGGCTGGGAATCGACTTTTCCAGTTCCGTGCTGCACGAGCGCAACAACGTCATCGACAGCGACCTCAACTTCCGCGTCACCGACCTGTCCACCAACCCGCTCTTTTCCGGCATCAAGAGTTTTTCCGCCTATGGCGTCTGGGCCATCAGGCCCGGCGCGTCAGCCATCGCCATCGCCCGCACCTCTCCCGAGGCCTGGATTGACCTGAACGGCGACAAGGCCCTGTCCAAGGGGGACGCCGTGGGCGCCTTCGCGGTCGTCGTCATGGGGACCCGGGGGCAAGGCGAATTCACCGTCTTCGGGGACGACGCCATCTTCCAGAACCGCTTCATGGATGACAACAACCGGAAGCTGGCGGCCAACCTAGGAACATGGCTGACCAGGCACTAAGGGACGGGGAGGGATACTTCCATCCCTTCTCCGGCGACCGTATCCATTATCGCGTGACCGGAAGCGGCGGCCGCCACATCCTGTTCCTGCACGGCTTCGCCGCTTCGCTCCACACCTGGGACGACCTCGCGCCGTTCTTTCCGGCCGACGAGTACACCCTCCACCTGCTGGACCTGAAGGGGCACGGCGGCTCGGTGAAACGCTGCCGGGGCGACTATTCGACCCTGCACAACGCCCGGATCGTCGGCGCCTATATCCGTTCCCGCGGTTTGAACGAGGTGTGCGTGGCGGGGCACTCCTTCGGCGGGCTAGTGGGGATGTCGGCAGCCCTGGACTGCCCGCAGATCACCCGCCTGGTCCTGATGGATTCTCCCGGCTTCCCCCAGGGGTTCCCCCGTTTCATGCGCATCCTGCGCATTCCGTTTCTCGGCCCGCTGTTCATGGCGCTCCTGTCCCCCCGGCGGATCGCCCGCAAAGGTCTCGAATCGGTCTTTTACCGGCTCGAGCGGATTACGGAGCGGCTCGTGGAACGTTACGCCGCAGGGTACGGCGGTCTGGCCGCGGCCCGCGCCCTGGCGGCAACGGTGCGGCAGATGATACCGGAGGATGCGGAGCAGATGACCCGCCGCTATGCCGACCTCACCATTCCGGTCCTGATCCTGTGGGGGGAACACGACCGGATCGTCAAGCCGTGGCAGGGAAACAAACTGCACCGGGAAATAACCGGCTCCCGGCTCACCACCATCGCCGACTGCGGCCACAACCCCCACGAGGAGCGGCCCCGAAAGACCGCCAACCTGATCCGGGCGTTCCTGGCCGGCGAGACCGATTGACAGGCCGGGCCGGAACTGTTAGAAGGAGTCAAGGTGACTACTCTCTGGAGGTATCCCATGAAGAAGACCCTGTTCAAAGCAGCCATGACCATCGTTTCCCTGTTATTGGCCGTCGGCCTCTCAGGTGCCGCCGACACCAAAGTCCCGGCCAAGCCTGCCGCGGAGGCGGCAAAGACCAAGACCGACGGCGCCAAGGGTGCGACCGCCGCCAAAACGGCCCCGGTGGACATCAACAGCGCCGGGGAAGCGGAACTGAAGGCCATCCCCGGCATCGGGGACGCCTATGCCGCCAAGATCATCGCCGGTCGCCCCTACGCCAACAAGACCCAGCTCAAGTCGCGCAACATCCTGCCCCC is a window of Geobacter sp. FeAm09 DNA encoding:
- a CDS encoding alpha/beta fold hydrolase, coding for MADQALRDGEGYFHPFSGDRIHYRVTGSGGRHILFLHGFAASLHTWDDLAPFFPADEYTLHLLDLKGHGGSVKRCRGDYSTLHNARIVGAYIRSRGLNEVCVAGHSFGGLVGMSAALDCPQITRLVLMDSPGFPQGFPRFMRILRIPFLGPLFMALLSPRRIARKGLESVFYRLERITERLVERYAAGYGGLAAARALAATVRQMIPEDAEQMTRRYADLTIPVLILWGEHDRIVKPWQGNKLHREITGSRLTTIADCGHNPHEERPRKTANLIRAFLAGETD
- a CDS encoding helix-hairpin-helix domain-containing protein; the encoded protein is MKKTLFKAAMTIVSLLLAVGLSGAADTKVPAKPAAEAAKTKTDGAKGATAAKTAPVDINSAGEAELKAIPGIGDAYAAKIIAGRPYANKTQLKSRNILPPQVYEKVKDRLVAKQPKK
- a CDS encoding methyl-accepting chemotaxis protein, which codes for MGIFGGTNKRELEAKDAEVSKLEQMLDNVDNIVMLCDTTTDNKIFYMNRRAKDMLARHRSELNAGLNGADAGNAFGNSIHQYHKDPSRIRRIFGNPRTDLPHTAEIPIGGVTLRTTAYPVWDSLDSSRVLCYMACWSDITAEKAVVEHQQREIERKNYLETRVVQIATAMEEMSMTVNEVARNTTNASDSAANVAANAYDGQKIVNQAVREMQKVAEIVRSSAVIVGDLGAKSEKISEFVTVINEIAEQTNLLALNAAIEAARAGEQGRGFAVVADEVRRLADRTMASTKKIGAMVAEIQAGAAEAVESIEKGKNEAEGSERLSKHVEESLNGIVISIDQIKDVISQIATASEEQAATATVIAGNLEEISHGG
- the cobO gene encoding cob(I)yrinic acid a,c-diamide adenosyltransferase; the encoded protein is MRHLEQRTRVGLIVVLTGNGKGKTTSALGMALRAVGHRQRVCIIQFMKGDLYTGEIDGLKWLHPLVEFHQTGKGFCGIQGNPYPYHEHRANAQCAIELARERCQSGHFDLVILDEINNALKLGLVDLPQVVELLDSKPPEQHLVLTGRDAHPEVCRRAHTVTEMREIKHAYRDGIEPQSGIDC
- a CDS encoding DUF3108 domain-containing protein; its protein translation is MNKPGSTVFLVMMLALWAGVAVPPRPAAAFPMPERLEFEISYTGIPAGRAVQEVTLEGTEVHIVSTAKSADWLKVFFPVEDRIESVLISGAPPLYIGVPRLYRERIREGWTRFQKDAVFDRQKLEVHTKDLLKNSETTKSITKRTYDTLSSFFYFRSIPLQVGTSYYIDIFDCKKLWNTEVQVLRREVIETPLGKFRTVVIKPLLKSEGIFARTGDMYIWLTDDDRRIPVLMKSKVKIGSISATLVGGNYWPKKK
- a CDS encoding aminotransferase class V-fold PLP-dependent enzyme, whose translation is MHDEKTGGFGRRDFLKGAVSAAIAAGCIGLREPAAHAASPACSLTSGLPGTLLPPPAINAVPGTEKFWKQVKKAFPLPDDYIHMNTGTTGSQALFSQHNLAVYNTYKSADPRDWQANLNADFPDLFATENSILGVSGIGPRQAAVAAAYGANPDEIVLSYNTTDACNLIFAGTPWQPGDRIITTSMEHNAIIGPIAWARDYHGVEVAVIDIPSNFDASITVPEVVSWFETELARPLPLGAKQYVVFSEIFYKNGVRMPVKQICGAARNHGAFSIVDSAHAWGMIPVDCHDYGADFIAGAGHKWLCGGPGTGIFYIRTSGSNLPPFAMGNFFLYGDQFTAPSLSYNTREWRFTPALATPPSIAVQLRGESNTPALFAMTDSFSFFDAVGLRNIHDRGVALGTYLKRKIENKWGPGALWVQRNADPAFASFLTSFNPFRGKNDSAQFSAMSSAMSTILANLAAQTPKIYLRSTTWHNSKDDTADNRIGFRISTHAMYNNYSQIDWMFDQLVAEIDASGLPQL
- a CDS encoding rhodanese-like domain-containing protein, with the translated sequence MRIRERVLLPLALALTMYVAVAFGAGKEPVVIDVRTEAEWNTGHVKGAVLIPHERIGAGIGAVAGDKKSRIYLYCRTGRRTALAFDVLKKAGYEDVINLGTVENAARELGRQIVK
- a CDS encoding DUF4350 domain-containing protein codes for the protein MNKATIACCLIFAMILAVLPSFAAEGAPKVIFDQGHGQRFTIGDPGELQFSKLADTLRASGITITTVTAPLTDGALKGAAGLVISSAFKPLRPEEVEAVDRFVHNGGRLAVMLHIAPPLDSLLSRLGIDFSSSVLHERNNVIDSDLNFRVTDLSTNPLFSGIKSFSAYGVWAIRPGASAIAIARTSPEAWIDLNGDKALSKGDAVGAFAVVVMGTRGQGEFTVFGDDAIFQNRFMDDNNRKLAANLGTWLTRH
- a CDS encoding Rrf2 family transcriptional regulator, which codes for MSNNTQFSIAVHIMTGLGYEDGADLTSSSLARSVNTCPSFVRRVLAKLSRAGLVHTTTGKAGACTLAKRAGEISLFDIYEAVDAPKAFSIHGYDVQKPCPVSCNIKTALERVLKKTQLSVEESLKSITLEEVIADVKK